From the Stigmatella erecta genome, one window contains:
- a CDS encoding arabinose ABC transporter substrate-binding protein, which translates to MRFVKNLFRACAMSVLMVSAVSSAADVKIGFVVKQPEEPWFQDEWKFADVAAKEKGFTLVKIGAEDGEKALSAIDNLGAQGAQGVIICTPDVKLGPGLVARATSNQLKLMTVDDRLVNSKGKPLENVPHMGISATKIGEAVGQAIVEQIKARGWNMKDVGAIRVSYDQLPTAKDRVEGAIAVLKQNGFVASNIFDAPQSKTDTEAALNAASVVLNKNAGIKKWVAFGLNDEAVLGAVRASEAAGLKAADVVAVGIGGSDSAINEFKKPSPTGFYGSIIISPKRHGYETALNMYNWVTANKEPEKLILTSGKLATRESYQAVRKELGLQ; encoded by the coding sequence ATGCGCTTCGTGAAGAACTTGTTCAGGGCTTGTGCCATGTCCGTGCTCATGGTGTCGGCGGTTTCCTCGGCGGCCGATGTCAAGATTGGCTTCGTCGTCAAACAGCCCGAGGAGCCCTGGTTCCAGGACGAGTGGAAGTTCGCGGACGTGGCGGCGAAGGAGAAGGGCTTCACCCTGGTGAAGATTGGCGCCGAGGACGGCGAGAAGGCGCTGTCCGCCATCGACAACCTGGGGGCGCAGGGCGCTCAGGGCGTCATCATCTGCACGCCGGACGTGAAGCTGGGGCCGGGCCTGGTGGCGCGCGCCACCTCCAACCAGCTCAAGCTGATGACGGTGGATGACCGGCTGGTGAACAGCAAGGGCAAGCCGCTGGAGAACGTGCCGCACATGGGCATCTCCGCCACCAAGATTGGCGAGGCCGTGGGGCAGGCCATCGTGGAGCAGATCAAGGCGCGCGGCTGGAACATGAAGGACGTGGGTGCCATCCGCGTCTCGTATGATCAGCTTCCCACCGCGAAGGATCGCGTCGAGGGCGCCATCGCCGTGCTGAAGCAGAACGGCTTCGTGGCCTCGAACATCTTCGATGCGCCCCAGAGCAAGACGGACACCGAGGCTGCGCTCAATGCCGCCAGCGTGGTGCTCAACAAGAACGCCGGCATCAAGAAGTGGGTGGCCTTTGGCCTCAATGACGAGGCGGTGCTCGGCGCCGTCCGGGCCTCGGAGGCCGCGGGCTTGAAGGCCGCGGATGTCGTCGCGGTGGGCATCGGCGGTTCGGACTCGGCCATCAACGAGTTCAAGAAGCCCAGCCCCACGGGCTTCTACGGCAGCATCATCATCTCGCCCAAGCGCCACGGCTACGAGACGGCCCTGAACATGTACAACTGGGTGACGGCGAACAAGGAGCCGGAGAAGCTCATCCTCACCTCCGGCAAGCTGGCCACGCGCGAGTCCTACCAGGCGGTGCGCAAGGAGCTGGGCCTCCAGTAA
- the araH gene encoding L-arabinose ABC transporter permease AraH has product MDRLKRAVLGEQGLVILFLLALGIVCLTVPSFMTQRNILGLLQSVVTIGIVACTMMLCLASRDFDLSVGSTVAFAGMVAVMVSNSTENLLLGILAALAAGVVVGAINGVVIAKLRINALITTLATMQIVRGSALIASDGRAVGVDDEAYFDIALTAPLGIPVPVLVMVLCFALFGFVLNRTVFGRNTLAIGGNPDASRLAGVNVGSIRIWIFTLQGLLCAVAGILLSSRITSGQPNAAQGLELSVISACVLGGVSLAGGRAAISGVLVGVLIMGIAENVMNLMNIQAFYQYVVRGVILLLAVLLDNLRTRATGRRL; this is encoded by the coding sequence ATGGATCGCTTGAAAAGGGCCGTGCTCGGTGAACAGGGGCTCGTCATCCTGTTCCTGCTGGCCCTCGGCATCGTGTGCCTCACCGTGCCCAGCTTCATGACGCAGCGGAACATCCTCGGCCTGCTCCAGTCCGTGGTGACCATTGGCATCGTCGCCTGCACGATGATGCTGTGTCTGGCCTCGCGGGACTTCGATCTGTCCGTGGGCTCCACGGTGGCCTTCGCCGGCATGGTCGCGGTGATGGTGTCCAACAGCACCGAGAACCTGCTCCTGGGCATCCTGGCGGCCTTGGCGGCCGGCGTCGTGGTGGGCGCCATCAACGGCGTGGTGATTGCCAAGCTGCGCATCAACGCCCTCATCACCACGCTGGCCACGATGCAGATCGTCCGCGGCTCGGCGCTGATTGCCTCCGACGGCCGCGCGGTGGGCGTGGATGATGAGGCCTACTTCGACATCGCGCTGACGGCGCCGCTGGGCATTCCGGTGCCGGTGCTCGTCATGGTGCTCTGCTTCGCCCTCTTTGGCTTCGTGCTCAACCGCACCGTCTTCGGGCGCAACACGCTGGCAATTGGCGGCAACCCGGATGCCTCGCGCCTCGCGGGCGTCAACGTGGGCTCCATCCGCATCTGGATCTTCACGCTCCAGGGCCTGCTGTGCGCGGTGGCGGGGATTCTCTTGTCCTCGCGCATTACCAGCGGCCAGCCGAATGCTGCTCAGGGACTGGAGCTGTCGGTCATTTCCGCCTGCGTGCTGGGCGGCGTGTCCCTGGCGGGCGGACGCGCGGCGATCTCCGGCGTGCTGGTGGGCGTGCTCATCATGGGCATCGCGGAGAACGTGATGAACCTGATGAACATCCAGGCGTTCTACCAGTACGTGGTGCGCGGGGTGATTCTCCTGCTCGCCGTGCTGCTCGACAACCTGCGCACCCGTGCGACGGGCCGACGGCTCTAA
- a CDS encoding 1-deoxy-D-xylulose-5-phosphate synthase: MTGLLPRIHSPADVRSLPESDLPRLCEELREEIITVCGRVGGHLGASLGAVELVVGLHRVFHSPQDALLFDVGHQAYAHKLLTGRRERMGTLRQAGGIAPFLDPRESPLDALAAGHSCTAVSAALGMLQGRRQLGRTGHVVAVLGDGALTGGLSFEGLNNAGGSHLPLVVLLNDNQMSISANVGAIPALLRTRQARAFFEALGFTYLGPVDGHDLGALLPVLREARQSSRPVVVHAMTQKGRGFPPAEADTQTRGHAMGPYEWRAGKLVRSRGGQRTFSEAFAAALDDAMAVDPRVVVVTPAMLEGSALVELKARYPDRVHDVGIAEQHAVTFCAGLAAAGARPVCAIYSTFLQRAFDQVVHDVCLPGLPVLFAVDRAGLVGADGATHQGTYDVSSLRALPGLSLMAPVVGEDLAPMLANALAAPGPSVIRFPRGTLPALPPELRAAGTGSAQGARWLRRAESPRLTLVALGPLVLAALEAAQGEPGWSVLDARWVSPLDVPALLEAAACGHVVVVEEGTVRGGLGSAVLELYAMHGLSPRVRLMGLPDAFVPHGDARTQRSELGLDAAGMRQAGRALLEMGR; the protein is encoded by the coding sequence GTGACGGGGCTCCTCCCGCGAATTCACTCGCCCGCGGACGTCCGGAGTCTTCCCGAGTCCGACCTGCCGCGGCTGTGCGAGGAGCTCCGGGAGGAGATCATCACCGTGTGTGGCCGCGTGGGCGGCCACCTGGGCGCCTCCCTGGGGGCCGTGGAGCTGGTGGTAGGACTGCACCGGGTGTTCCACTCCCCCCAGGACGCGCTGCTCTTCGATGTGGGGCACCAGGCCTATGCGCACAAGCTGCTCACGGGGCGGCGCGAGCGCATGGGCACGCTCCGGCAGGCCGGGGGCATCGCGCCCTTCCTGGATCCGCGCGAGAGCCCCCTGGACGCGCTCGCCGCAGGCCACTCCTGCACCGCCGTCTCCGCCGCGCTGGGCATGCTCCAGGGCCGGCGCCAGCTGGGCCGCACCGGGCACGTGGTGGCCGTGCTGGGCGATGGGGCGCTCACCGGTGGGCTGTCCTTCGAGGGACTGAACAACGCGGGCGGCTCGCACCTGCCGCTGGTGGTGCTGCTCAACGACAACCAGATGTCCATCTCGGCCAACGTGGGCGCCATTCCGGCGCTCCTGCGCACCCGGCAGGCCCGCGCCTTCTTCGAGGCCCTGGGCTTCACCTACCTGGGGCCGGTGGATGGGCATGACCTGGGCGCGCTGCTGCCGGTGCTGCGCGAGGCGCGCCAGTCCTCCCGGCCGGTGGTGGTGCACGCGATGACCCAGAAGGGCCGCGGCTTTCCCCCCGCGGAGGCGGACACGCAGACGCGAGGCCACGCCATGGGCCCCTATGAGTGGCGGGCTGGGAAGCTCGTGCGCTCGCGCGGCGGCCAGCGCACCTTCAGCGAGGCCTTCGCCGCCGCCCTGGATGACGCCATGGCCGTGGACCCTCGCGTGGTGGTGGTGACGCCCGCCATGCTGGAGGGCTCCGCGCTGGTGGAGCTGAAGGCCCGCTATCCGGACCGCGTGCACGACGTGGGCATCGCCGAGCAGCACGCCGTCACCTTCTGCGCGGGGCTGGCGGCCGCGGGGGCGCGGCCCGTGTGCGCCATCTACTCCACCTTTCTTCAGCGCGCGTTCGACCAGGTGGTCCACGACGTGTGCCTGCCCGGGCTGCCCGTCCTCTTCGCGGTGGACCGGGCGGGGCTCGTGGGGGCGGACGGCGCCACGCACCAGGGGACGTACGACGTCTCATCCCTCCGGGCGCTGCCGGGGCTGTCCTTGATGGCGCCGGTGGTGGGGGAGGACCTGGCGCCCATGCTGGCCAACGCGCTCGCGGCGCCCGGGCCCAGCGTCATCCGCTTTCCCCGGGGCACCTTGCCCGCGCTGCCGCCGGAGCTGCGCGCGGCCGGGACGGGCTCCGCGCAGGGGGCCCGCTGGTTGCGCCGGGCCGAGTCGCCGCGGCTCACCCTGGTGGCCCTGGGGCCGCTGGTCCTGGCCGCGCTGGAGGCCGCCCAAGGCGAGCCCGGCTGGAGCGTGCTGGATGCGCGCTGGGTGAGCCCGCTGGATGTGCCCGCCCTGCTGGAGGCCGCGGCGTGTGGGCACGTGGTGGTGGTGGAGGAGGGGACCGTGCGCGGCGGGCTGGGCAGCGCGGTGCTGGAGCTCTACGCCATGCACGGGCTCTCCCCGCGCGTGCGGCTGATGGGCCTGCCCGATGCCTTCGTGCCCCATGGGGATGCGCGGACCCAGCGCTCGGAGCTGGGGCTGGATGCCGCGGGGATGCGGCAGGCCGGGAGGGCCCTGCTGGAGATGGGACGATGA
- a CDS encoding TlyA family RNA methyltransferase translates to MKPRKERLDVLVVERGLAESRTKAQALILAGQVVVGDQRVDKPGALVPVEAEMRLKGEVLPYVSRGGLKLKAAIDRFGLDVRGKVGADIGASTGGFTDCLLQEGAVRVHAIDVGYGQLHEKLRTDARVRSRERVNARYLTAEDLPEKAGVIVIDVSFISLTQVLPSVLPFLEKGGLLVALVKPQFEVGRENIGKGGVVRDTEARQSAIDAVVAFAREQGLTVRGLMDCPVPGPAGNVEALLVAHSD, encoded by the coding sequence ATGAAGCCTCGCAAGGAGCGCCTGGACGTGCTGGTGGTGGAGCGGGGGCTGGCCGAGTCCCGCACGAAGGCGCAGGCGCTCATCCTCGCCGGCCAGGTGGTGGTGGGCGACCAGCGCGTGGACAAGCCCGGGGCGCTGGTGCCCGTGGAGGCCGAGATGCGCCTCAAGGGCGAGGTGCTCCCCTACGTCTCGCGCGGTGGCCTCAAGCTCAAGGCGGCCATCGATCGCTTCGGGCTGGATGTGCGCGGCAAGGTGGGCGCGGACATTGGCGCCAGCACCGGAGGCTTCACCGACTGCCTGCTCCAGGAAGGCGCGGTGCGCGTGCACGCCATCGACGTGGGGTACGGCCAGCTCCACGAGAAGTTGCGGACCGATGCGCGGGTGCGCTCGCGCGAGCGCGTCAACGCGCGCTACCTCACCGCCGAGGACTTGCCCGAGAAGGCCGGCGTCATCGTCATCGACGTGAGCTTCATCTCGCTCACCCAGGTGCTGCCCTCCGTGCTGCCGTTCCTGGAGAAGGGCGGGCTGCTCGTGGCCCTGGTGAAGCCTCAGTTCGAGGTGGGGCGGGAGAACATCGGCAAGGGCGGCGTGGTGCGGGACACGGAAGCCCGCCAGTCGGCCATCGACGCGGTGGTGGCCTTTGCCCGGGAGCAGGGGCTCACGGTGCGCGGGCTGATGGACTGCCCCGTGCCTGGGCCCGCGGGCAACGTGGAAGCGCTCCTCGTCGCGCACAGCGATTGA
- a CDS encoding serine/threonine protein kinase has translation MTDALHPDHLKPGDMVGPWRIIESLGSGNFGHAFKAERDGELFTLKMAIRPASELTPDTPEKALEQRQVDGRMRHEAATLMANTSLPGLPNMRAVDRWPHSTKGYIYIVTDYVAGEPFHDWRERTRPNAAQLVDIFLEVVRAVGRLHRRRILIRDFKSEHVIVGPDGKPTMVDLGSAWLPGASTLTVGLAPGTPHLLPPECVTFLREGTWKQGARFEVGVAGDLYQLGVFMYEALTNCWPFDPRLTAEELLTAIQTVIPRAPHRMNPEVPEPLSRIVMRLLEKLPEYRYESAEALHQTLWDAAKERTKKAWKVRLVLSPEGPAPMTQDEVEEIRLHRQETDRRVKKVQKQKAEELSNEQLFEQVSATFKEMATELETVNAKAARRKKWWRRIALVAGPLLLGLALFTAWWEWRSPADSIAHAASEKGSPLMFPLSNSWPARAAAAWLCAAFSVGCPAAQVRPLPEDCPQDTVRSMEAMNLFKGAGYRVVIDINQPGTNQQVGTYSAGPVVSRVVKYEWTGPLPDSTLLYGQLWTEGLTKEGPEAVLGRYTEALLPNGRRVPVCFVLGDQTGLTIKHEGSKPGEARLPREWSALAVRRWP, from the coding sequence ATGACGGACGCCCTTCACCCGGACCACCTCAAGCCGGGAGACATGGTAGGCCCCTGGCGCATTATCGAGTCATTGGGCAGCGGCAACTTCGGCCACGCATTCAAGGCCGAGCGCGATGGGGAGTTATTCACGCTGAAGATGGCGATCAGGCCTGCCTCGGAGCTAACCCCGGACACACCCGAGAAGGCGCTGGAGCAGCGGCAGGTGGATGGGCGGATGCGCCACGAGGCCGCCACCCTGATGGCCAACACCAGCCTCCCCGGCCTGCCCAACATGCGCGCCGTGGACAGGTGGCCCCACTCCACCAAAGGCTACATCTACATCGTCACCGACTATGTTGCCGGCGAGCCCTTCCATGACTGGCGCGAGCGCACCCGGCCCAACGCAGCCCAGCTCGTGGACATCTTCCTCGAAGTGGTGCGCGCCGTGGGCCGCTTGCACCGCCGCCGCATCCTCATCCGGGACTTCAAGAGTGAGCACGTCATCGTTGGCCCGGACGGCAAGCCGACGATGGTGGATCTGGGCAGCGCGTGGCTGCCAGGTGCATCCACCCTCACGGTGGGCCTGGCTCCAGGAACGCCGCACTTGCTGCCCCCCGAGTGCGTCACCTTCCTCCGCGAGGGCACATGGAAGCAGGGGGCCCGGTTCGAAGTGGGTGTGGCGGGCGACCTCTACCAGTTGGGCGTCTTCATGTACGAGGCACTCACGAACTGCTGGCCCTTCGATCCTCGGCTGACGGCGGAGGAGTTGCTGACGGCGATTCAAACCGTCATCCCTCGCGCGCCCCACCGCATGAACCCAGAGGTGCCTGAGCCGCTCAGCCGCATTGTCATGCGATTGCTCGAGAAGTTGCCGGAGTACCGCTACGAAAGTGCCGAGGCGCTCCACCAAACGCTGTGGGATGCAGCCAAGGAGCGCACCAAGAAGGCCTGGAAGGTACGGCTGGTGCTGTCTCCCGAAGGGCCTGCCCCCATGACCCAAGACGAGGTGGAGGAGATCCGCCTCCACAGGCAGGAGACGGATCGCCGGGTCAAGAAGGTTCAAAAGCAAAAAGCGGAAGAACTCTCCAACGAGCAACTCTTTGAGCAGGTTTCTGCCACTTTCAAGGAGATGGCGACGGAGTTGGAGACCGTCAATGCGAAAGCCGCCCGACGCAAGAAGTGGTGGCGACGAATCGCCCTCGTGGCGGGCCCGCTCCTGCTGGGCCTTGCCCTTTTCACTGCGTGGTGGGAGTGGCGCTCTCCCGCAGACTCGATTGCCCACGCTGCATCCGAGAAAGGAAGCCCGCTCATGTTCCCCCTTAGCAACTCCTGGCCCGCCAGGGCCGCCGCAGCTTGGTTGTGCGCCGCCTTCAGCGTTGGCTGCCCTGCGGCCCAAGTGCGGCCCCTGCCCGAGGACTGCCCCCAAGACACTGTCCGAAGCATGGAAGCAATGAACTTATTCAAGGGTGCTGGCTACCGCGTCGTCATCGACATCAACCAGCCAGGCACAAACCAACAAGTGGGCACCTACAGCGCCGGCCCCGTCGTCAGCCGCGTAGTGAAGTACGAGTGGACAGGCCCGCTCCCTGACAGCACCCTCCTGTACGGGCAACTCTGGACAGAAGGCCTCACGAAGGAGGGACCGGAGGCGGTCTTGGGCCGCTATACCGAAGCTCTCCTGCCGAATGGGCGCCGTGTCCCGGTGTGCTTCGTGCTGGGGGACCAGACGGGCCTCACAATCAAGCATGAGGGTTCGAAACCCGGGGAAGCGCGCTTGCCGCGCGAGTGGAGCGCCTTGGCTGTTCGACGATGGCCATAA
- the araG gene encoding L-arabinose ABC transporter ATP-binding protein AraG: MAPFLEFTNITKSFPGVRALKELSFSVPPGRVIGLLGENGAGKSTLIKILGGDYTPETGELRIGGKAHRFSSTRDSIAAGVTVVHQELQLVPELTVAENLMLGRFPSRFGVVRYGELFAKVGAVLREAGIEVDPRAKVADLSLGTRQMVEIAKAAIFDASVIALDEPTSSLSAHESEVLFRLVNRLRAAGKVILYVSHRLDEIFRLCDGCVVLRDGRLVAQHDTLEGLTRETLVREMVGREIQDIWGWRPRTPGAVRLSVSGLEGSRLTAPTGFEVRAGEILGLFGLVGAGRSELARLLYGADPRAAGEVRIDGVPVRIHHPRQAVRAGLVLCPEDRKADGILQGQPVEANIAISSRRHFSPFGILNTRREGEMADRFIQRLGVRTPSREQAIENLSGGNQQKVILSRWLSEEGIKVFIVDEPTRGIDVGAKSEIYEVLYGLAEQGIALIVISSELPEVMGISDRIAVMCGGRIAAEFQRPGFSEEKILAAALPDRTAA, translated from the coding sequence ATGGCACCGTTTCTCGAGTTCACGAACATCACCAAGAGCTTCCCCGGCGTCCGGGCCCTCAAGGAGCTGAGCTTCTCGGTGCCGCCCGGACGGGTCATTGGTCTGCTGGGCGAGAACGGTGCGGGCAAGTCCACGCTCATCAAGATTCTCGGGGGGGATTACACCCCCGAGACGGGTGAGCTGCGCATCGGGGGAAAGGCCCACCGCTTTTCCTCCACGCGCGATTCGATCGCCGCCGGGGTGACGGTCGTCCACCAGGAGCTTCAGCTCGTGCCGGAGCTGACGGTGGCCGAGAACCTCATGCTGGGCCGCTTCCCGTCCCGCTTCGGGGTCGTCCGCTACGGGGAGCTGTTCGCCAAGGTCGGCGCGGTGCTGCGCGAGGCGGGCATCGAGGTGGATCCCCGGGCCAAGGTCGCGGACCTGTCCCTGGGCACCCGGCAGATGGTGGAGATCGCCAAGGCGGCCATCTTCGACGCCTCGGTCATCGCCCTGGATGAGCCCACCTCCTCGCTCTCCGCGCACGAGAGCGAGGTGCTCTTCCGGCTGGTGAACCGGCTGCGCGCGGCCGGCAAGGTCATCCTCTATGTCTCGCACCGGCTGGATGAGATCTTCCGCCTGTGTGATGGCTGCGTCGTGCTGCGCGATGGCCGGCTCGTGGCCCAGCACGACACCCTGGAGGGGCTGACGCGCGAGACGCTGGTGCGCGAGATGGTGGGCCGCGAGATTCAAGACATCTGGGGCTGGCGGCCCCGGACCCCGGGGGCGGTGCGGCTCTCCGTGTCGGGGCTGGAGGGCTCGCGCCTGACGGCCCCTACGGGCTTCGAGGTGCGCGCCGGGGAGATCCTGGGCCTTTTCGGGCTGGTGGGCGCGGGCCGCAGCGAGCTGGCGCGGCTGCTGTATGGCGCGGACCCGCGCGCCGCGGGCGAGGTGCGCATCGATGGGGTTCCGGTGCGGATCCACCACCCGCGGCAAGCGGTGCGCGCGGGCCTGGTGCTGTGCCCGGAGGACCGCAAGGCCGACGGCATCCTCCAGGGCCAGCCGGTGGAGGCGAACATCGCCATCTCCTCGCGCCGCCACTTCTCGCCCTTCGGCATCCTGAACACGCGGAGGGAAGGGGAGATGGCCGACCGCTTCATCCAGCGGCTCGGGGTGCGCACGCCTTCGCGCGAGCAGGCCATCGAGAACCTGTCGGGCGGCAACCAGCAGAAGGTCATCCTTTCGCGCTGGCTGTCCGAGGAGGGCATCAAGGTCTTCATCGTGGATGAGCCCACGCGCGGCATCGACGTGGGGGCCAAGAGTGAAATCTACGAGGTGCTCTATGGCCTGGCGGAGCAGGGCATCGCGCTCATCGTCATCTCCAGCGAGCTGCCCGAGGTGATGGGCATCAGCGACCGCATCGCGGTGATGTGCGGCGGCCGCATCGCCGCGGAGTTTCAACGCCCCGGCTTCTCCGAGGAGAAGATCCTGGCGGCAGCGCTGCCCGACCGGACGGCGGCTTGA
- a CDS encoding FAD-dependent oxidoreductase gives MGSFLNTDVVIIGAGPAGCASAAALSQLGHSVLLVDAGQDRGKQLAGELLHPPGVEDLRTLGFGSALEACAGQPVLGFAVVDTRREQRTTQLTYNGSSRGLSLEHARFVSSLLEAVERLPRVTVWRKTRLTELHRNDAEGVEFTAVCGGERRQVRTPLLVAADGRNSFVRKLLGIQERYERLSSMVGVTVDARALPHASHGHIFIGGNAPVLAYAIEEGVARVMVDIPLGSTAQQLHASPELLNGVPQPLRGAILEALERETPRMASNDTRLPHRVTQGRVVLVGDAAGCCHPVSASGMASGISDAMALQQSLRESLGNVPRALRRYVQRRRSAQRTRIAMASALYQAFSIQREDMDALRTGLLRYWEESTTGGRNSMELLSTRETRMWVMAREYMRVVGYGIGALTSEAFSHQRRDFETLMRAGTGLVTSALPHLQGSARGGLEDAFTAFSAGREWRR, from the coding sequence ATGGGGAGCTTCTTGAATACGGACGTGGTCATCATCGGGGCAGGCCCGGCGGGCTGTGCAAGCGCGGCGGCATTGTCACAATTGGGCCATTCAGTTCTTCTTGTGGATGCCGGGCAAGACCGCGGCAAGCAGCTCGCCGGAGAGCTGCTCCACCCGCCAGGCGTGGAAGACTTGCGCACGCTGGGATTCGGGTCCGCGCTGGAGGCCTGCGCGGGCCAGCCTGTCCTGGGCTTCGCCGTGGTGGACACCCGGCGCGAGCAGCGCACCACGCAGCTGACCTACAACGGTTCGAGCCGGGGGCTGTCGCTGGAACACGCGCGTTTCGTGTCGAGCCTGCTGGAGGCCGTCGAGCGGCTGCCGCGCGTCACCGTGTGGCGCAAGACGCGGCTCACCGAGCTGCACCGCAACGATGCCGAGGGCGTCGAGTTCACGGCGGTCTGCGGTGGGGAACGGCGGCAGGTGCGCACACCTCTGCTGGTGGCGGCGGATGGGCGCAACTCGTTCGTCCGCAAGCTCCTGGGCATCCAGGAGCGGTACGAGCGGCTCTCCAGCATGGTGGGGGTGACGGTGGACGCGCGCGCCCTGCCCCACGCGAGCCATGGGCACATCTTCATCGGGGGCAATGCCCCGGTGCTCGCCTACGCCATCGAGGAGGGCGTGGCGCGCGTGATGGTGGACATCCCCCTGGGCTCGACCGCACAGCAACTGCATGCCTCCCCGGAGCTTCTCAACGGCGTGCCCCAGCCCCTGCGGGGCGCCATCCTGGAAGCGCTGGAGCGGGAAACACCGCGGATGGCCTCGAATGACACGCGCCTGCCCCACCGGGTGACGCAGGGCCGGGTGGTGCTCGTGGGAGACGCGGCGGGGTGCTGCCACCCAGTGAGCGCCAGTGGGATGGCCTCGGGTATCAGCGACGCCATGGCGCTCCAGCAGTCACTGCGCGAGAGCCTGGGCAACGTGCCGCGCGCCCTGCGCCGGTACGTGCAGCGCCGCCGGTCCGCCCAGCGCACGCGCATCGCCATGGCTTCTGCGCTCTATCAGGCGTTCTCCATCCAGCGCGAGGACATGGACGCGTTGCGGACGGGACTGCTCCGCTATTGGGAGGAGAGCACCACGGGCGGGCGCAACTCCATGGAGCTGCTGTCCACGCGCGAGACGCGCATGTGGGTCATGGCGCGCGAGTACATGCGCGTGGTGGGCTACGGCATCGGCGCGCTGACGTCGGAGGCCTTCAGCCACCAGCGCCGGGACTTCGAGACGCTGATGCGCGCGGGCACGGGCCTGGTGACCTCCGCCCTTCCCCATCTGCAGGGCTCGGCACGGGGAGGCCTGGAGGACGCCTTCACGGCCTTCTCCGCCGGCCGGGAGTGGCGCCGGTAA
- a CDS encoding DUF2381 family protein — translation MVLLTRWLLLTLLLVANRATAQSQPPARQRQDRRAALPTTPTEPIPELYVAAGNLTTVAFNGPLDRDSLVMDRTRFKWVDVGDRILSIEPFTDLGPGERLIMQVGFKDRALPTKAVLAVVSKADVMDGKVEVDRRANTPEALLAALTQKEAELEELKTRYAESGPAGLVLSEWLGKKMNPLEFFITQATANGSGLTVVESIGYEGASSTLIAIRLRNLPGQKRWVAGKARITSATGAPVEVFSVHTKQEQLAPGEAGLVVLEMKAPPWSTGRAFSVELEDASVQRRLSFNLLAQ, via the coding sequence TTGGTACTACTCACGAGGTGGCTACTCCTCACCCTTCTGCTGGTGGCGAACAGGGCCACCGCCCAGTCCCAGCCCCCCGCCCGGCAGCGCCAGGATCGGCGCGCCGCGCTGCCCACAACACCTACGGAGCCCATCCCCGAGTTGTACGTGGCTGCGGGCAACCTCACCACGGTGGCCTTCAACGGGCCCCTGGACCGGGACAGCCTCGTGATGGATCGAACCCGCTTCAAATGGGTGGATGTTGGCGACCGCATCCTCTCGATTGAGCCCTTCACGGACTTGGGTCCGGGTGAGCGGCTCATCATGCAGGTCGGATTTAAAGACAGGGCTCTGCCCACAAAGGCCGTTCTAGCCGTCGTCTCCAAGGCGGACGTGATGGACGGCAAGGTGGAGGTCGATAGGCGGGCGAACACCCCCGAGGCTCTGCTCGCGGCCCTCACTCAGAAGGAAGCAGAGTTGGAGGAACTCAAGACTCGGTACGCGGAAAGCGGTCCCGCCGGGCTCGTTCTCTCCGAGTGGCTTGGTAAGAAGATGAATCCCTTGGAGTTCTTCATCACGCAGGCCACAGCAAACGGGAGCGGCTTGACTGTGGTGGAGAGCATTGGTTACGAAGGCGCGTCCTCGACATTGATAGCTATCCGGCTGCGCAACCTTCCGGGCCAGAAGCGCTGGGTGGCGGGGAAGGCACGCATCACCAGCGCGACAGGTGCTCCGGTGGAGGTGTTCTCCGTGCACACGAAGCAGGAACAGCTGGCGCCGGGCGAAGCGGGGCTGGTGGTGCTGGAGATGAAGGCGCCCCCCTGGTCTACCGGAAGAGCATTCAGCGTGGAACTGGAGGACGCCAGCGTCCAGCGGCGCCTTTCCTTCAATCTTCTGGCGCAGTAG